Proteins encoded together in one Falco biarmicus isolate bFalBia1 chromosome 4, bFalBia1.pri, whole genome shotgun sequence window:
- the CLDN12 gene encoding claudin-12, translating into MGCRDVHAATVLAFLSGTASVAGLLAAVLLPNWRQMRLYTFNKNERNVTIYTGLWIKCARFDGSRDCVIYDPQWYTAVDQLDLRVLQFALPLSMLTAVSALFLCLIGMCNTAFVSSVPNIKLAKCLVNSAGCHLVAGLLFLLACAICLTPSIWVIFYNNYLNRKYEPVFSFDISVFIAIASAGGLFFTSVLLCLWYCACKSLPSPFWQPLYSHAPSMHSYASQPYSARSRLSAMEIDIPVVTHAS; encoded by the coding sequence ATGGGCTGCCGGGATGTTCATGCAGCAACCGTACTGGCCTTCCTCAGTGGAACAGCCTCAGTAGCTGGACTCCTTGCAGCAGTTCTGCTTCCAAACTGGAGGCAAATGAGACTGTACACATTCAACAAGAATGAGAGGAATGTGACCATTTACACGGGACTCTGGATTAAGTGCGCTCGCTTTGATGGGAGCAGAGACTGTGTGATATATGACCCACAGTGGTACACTGCTGTCGATCAACTGGATTTGCGTGTTCTTCAGTTTGCCCTTCCACTGAGTATGTTAACTGCCGTCTCagctctgtttctctgcttgATTGGCATGTGTAACACAGCCTTTGTATCAAGCGTGCCAAACATCAAATTGGCCAAATGCCTTGTAAACAGTGCCGGCTGCCATCTCGTGGCTGGCCTCTTGTTCCTGCTGGCATGTGCCATTTGTCTCACTCCATCAATCTGGGTCATCTTTTATAACAATTATCTGAACAGAAAATATGAGCCTGTCTTTAGCTTTGACATCTCTGTATTTATTGCCATTGCCAGTGCTGGCGGTCTGTTTTTCACTTCCGTTCTGCTGTGTCTGTGGTACTGTGCATGTAAAAGCCTACCTTCTCCTTTCTGGCAGCCCCTCTATTCCCATGCCCCTAGCATGCACAGCTATGCCTCTCAGCCGTATTCTGCACGCTCTCGCCTCTCTGCCATGGAAATTGACATTCCTGTTGTGACACATGCATCTTAA